A part of Melittangium boletus DSM 14713 genomic DNA contains:
- the gspD gene encoding type II secretion system secretin GspD translates to MKTLPSSLLLLCLLAMAPPALAQRRNLGGQTPEAAPTDRQIAPQGGSTNPESGSTGVRPTPSCEEVRRRARYNIYFDKVDIEKLVQTVSDATCRTFILPENVRGKISILGPENGRVEVDADQFYAAFLAALDANGLSVYQHGRFLKIVDKRAAKQNPIPTLLDDEAGYTTNEQMITKLFRIKNVEVEPLRGVLQQLVSKDGDTIPYPPDIIIINDVGSNVRRLERIIDQLDTRSASDEVRIIQVQYATAQDIAATVQKLFEQKGGAPGGQVSRGPRGTPAVMTPPGGSMGETMPTVGPTGSEGAGGPVTFSQMIPDERTNKLIVVASPAAFERIQSLVRELDIPTAGTEKINVYPLENANSEELASTLQTLSQGNTSTPGRRPVPVPTAPGVPRPAGATGAAELFSGEVKISADKGTNSLVIIASQSDYRSLVKVIRQLDKPRRQVFVEAVIMEVNLDRNNDFGLNLHSGYSLATPLGTGSGLLGTKYTSSGLPPSFSLANLASFGGFLAGLQGPVIPELKALGIDIPSFGLVLHAFQQSSDVNVLSTPHLLTSDNEEAEITVGQNVPFQSGFNPTSLGTGSGLGTGLGGTTGVGSLLGSLGGLGSLYAPITRQNVELKLTIKPQINESDFIRMAITEQTEEIASTDPVLGPTTSKRSAKTTVVAKDQETVVIGGIMQERTIESVSKVPVLGDIPLLGHLFRSNNQRKAKTNLLLFLTPYIIREQSDFRRIFQRKMAERQQFVEQFYGQVAGYDVPVDFSRKSGPLGRMRRVLTTEEQKIENGGPGQAGERILRPSGGSSAPSPGSPAREVSPGPEGSMTPAPTEEPAVVPPPYTPPPPENPEELRIQPGTGDQG, encoded by the coding sequence TTCGACAAGGTGGACATCGAGAAGCTGGTGCAGACGGTGTCGGACGCGACCTGCCGCACCTTCATCCTGCCGGAGAACGTGCGCGGGAAGATCTCCATCCTCGGCCCGGAGAACGGGCGCGTGGAGGTGGACGCGGATCAGTTCTACGCCGCCTTCCTCGCGGCGCTCGACGCCAACGGACTGTCCGTCTACCAGCACGGCCGCTTCCTCAAGATCGTGGACAAGCGCGCCGCCAAGCAGAACCCCATCCCCACGCTCCTGGACGATGAGGCCGGCTACACGACCAACGAGCAGATGATCACCAAGCTGTTCCGCATCAAGAACGTGGAGGTGGAACCTCTGCGCGGCGTGCTGCAGCAGCTCGTGTCCAAGGACGGCGACACCATCCCGTACCCGCCGGACATCATCATCATCAACGACGTGGGCTCCAACGTGCGCCGCCTGGAGCGCATCATCGACCAGTTGGACACGCGCTCGGCCAGTGACGAGGTGCGCATCATCCAGGTGCAGTACGCGACGGCGCAGGACATCGCCGCCACGGTGCAGAAGCTCTTCGAGCAGAAGGGCGGCGCGCCGGGCGGACAGGTCAGCCGTGGCCCCCGCGGCACCCCGGCGGTGATGACGCCCCCGGGCGGCTCCATGGGCGAGACCATGCCCACGGTGGGCCCCACGGGCTCGGAGGGCGCGGGCGGACCGGTGACGTTTTCCCAGATGATCCCCGACGAGCGCACCAACAAGCTCATCGTGGTGGCCAGCCCCGCCGCCTTCGAGCGCATCCAGAGCCTCGTGCGCGAGCTGGACATCCCCACCGCGGGCACGGAGAAGATCAACGTCTACCCGCTGGAGAACGCCAACTCGGAGGAGCTCGCGAGCACCCTGCAGACGCTCTCCCAGGGCAACACCTCCACCCCTGGCCGGCGCCCCGTCCCCGTCCCCACCGCGCCGGGCGTGCCCCGCCCCGCGGGCGCCACGGGCGCCGCCGAGCTCTTCTCCGGCGAGGTGAAGATCTCCGCGGACAAGGGCACCAACTCGCTCGTCATCATCGCGAGCCAGAGCGACTACCGCAGCCTCGTGAAGGTCATCCGCCAGCTGGACAAGCCGCGGCGCCAGGTGTTCGTCGAGGCGGTCATCATGGAAGTCAACCTGGACCGCAACAACGACTTCGGGTTGAACCTGCACAGCGGCTACTCGCTGGCCACGCCGCTGGGCACGGGCTCGGGCCTGCTCGGCACGAAGTACACCTCCTCGGGCCTGCCTCCGTCCTTCTCGCTGGCCAACCTGGCCAGCTTCGGCGGCTTCCTCGCCGGTCTCCAGGGCCCCGTCATCCCGGAGCTCAAGGCGCTGGGCATCGACATCCCCTCCTTCGGCCTCGTGCTGCACGCCTTCCAGCAGAGCTCGGACGTGAACGTGCTCTCCACGCCCCACCTGCTCACCAGCGACAACGAGGAGGCGGAGATCACCGTCGGCCAGAACGTGCCCTTCCAGTCCGGCTTCAACCCCACGTCGCTGGGCACCGGCTCGGGCCTGGGCACGGGGCTCGGCGGCACCACGGGCGTCGGCTCGCTGCTGGGCTCCCTCGGCGGCCTGGGCAGCCTCTACGCCCCCATCACCCGCCAGAACGTGGAGCTCAAGCTCACCATCAAGCCGCAGATCAACGAGAGCGACTTCATCCGCATGGCCATCACCGAGCAGACGGAGGAGATCGCCTCCACGGACCCCGTGCTCGGCCCCACCACCTCCAAGCGCAGCGCCAAGACGACGGTGGTCGCCAAGGATCAGGAGACGGTGGTCATCGGCGGCATCATGCAGGAGCGCACCATCGAGTCCGTGTCCAAGGTCCCGGTGCTGGGAGACATCCCGCTGCTCGGCCACCTGTTCCGCTCGAACAACCAGCGCAAGGCGAAGACGAACCTGCTCTTGTTCCTCACGCCCTACATCATCCGGGAGCAGTCGGACTTCCGGCGCATCTTCCAGCGCAAGATGGCCGAGCGGCAGCAGTTCGTGGAGCAGTTCTACGGCCAGGTGGCCGGCTACGACGTGCCCGTGGACTTCAGCCGCAAGAGCGGGCCCCTGGGCCGCATGCGGCGGGTGCTCACCACCGAGGAGCAGAAGATCGAGAATGGCGGCCCCGGACAGGCCGGTGAGCGCATCCTGCGGCCGTCCGGTGGCTCGAGCGCCCCCTCGCCCGGGTCCCCCGCCAGGGAAGTCTCGCCGGGCCCGGAGGGTTCCATGACTCCAGCCCCAACGGAGGAGCCCGCGGTGGTGCCGCCTCCGTACACCCCGCCTCCTCCGGAGAATCCGGAGGAGCTTCGCATCCAGCCGGGTACCGGAGACCAGGGATAG
- the gspE gene encoding type II secretion system ATPase GspE → MSLLADAPPASPIADATQVVSHGPAFLCGRPLGEILRHTSGLSEDKLQEALQHQAEKGGRLGEILVAQKILTEEDVAKALGLQLDLPYLARIFVEEVNPEVIKRVPINFAKTVRILPLFEEEEAVVIAVADPLDTTVLDHVRMLLGKDVHPRIALGSTITDAINSVYDRATNEAEQLVDQLHAENLDSIAQEIDEAKDILDDEGDEAPIIRLVNSVLFRAAKERASDIHIEPMERELMVRFRVDGVLQEIIKPPKRYQSAIVSRVKVMGQLNIAEKRLPQDGRIRIKLAGRDIDIRLSTIPTTYGERIVMRLLDKNTTLLDLTELGMASQMLEQMEHVIRRPHGIVLVTGPTGSGKTTTLYGALSRINTPDLNILTVEDPVEYQLKGIGQMAISPKIGLTFAQGLRSFLRQDPDVIMVGEIRDKETAEIAIQASLTGHLVFSTVHTNDAASAITRLVDMGVEPFLVASSLTGILAQRLVRRVCPDCRVQYSPTDEELKEIGLNRVTLRERHGVDKIYKAAGCPSCSQNGYRGRTGIYELLLVDDTVRQLALKNVDSSTIKKAAVGNGMRTLLDDGARKIAMGETTIAEVLSITQEDL, encoded by the coding sequence ATGAGCCTGCTCGCAGACGCCCCCCCCGCCTCGCCCATCGCGGACGCCACCCAGGTGGTCTCCCACGGCCCCGCCTTCCTGTGTGGACGGCCGCTGGGGGAGATCCTCCGCCACACGAGTGGCCTCTCGGAGGACAAGCTCCAGGAGGCGCTGCAGCACCAGGCCGAGAAGGGCGGCCGGCTCGGGGAGATCCTCGTGGCCCAGAAGATCCTCACCGAGGAGGACGTGGCCAAGGCGCTCGGCCTCCAGCTGGATCTGCCCTACCTCGCGCGCATCTTCGTGGAGGAGGTCAACCCGGAAGTCATCAAGCGGGTGCCCATCAACTTCGCCAAGACGGTGCGCATCCTCCCCCTGTTCGAGGAGGAGGAGGCCGTGGTGATCGCGGTGGCGGATCCCCTGGACACCACCGTGTTGGATCACGTGCGGATGCTGCTGGGCAAGGACGTCCACCCGCGCATCGCCCTGGGCTCCACCATCACGGACGCCATCAACAGCGTCTACGACCGCGCCACGAACGAGGCCGAGCAGCTGGTGGACCAGTTGCACGCGGAGAACCTGGACTCCATCGCCCAGGAGATCGACGAGGCCAAGGACATCCTCGACGACGAGGGCGACGAGGCCCCCATCATCCGGCTCGTCAACTCGGTGCTCTTCCGCGCCGCCAAGGAGCGCGCGAGCGATATCCACATCGAGCCCATGGAGCGCGAGCTCATGGTGCGCTTCCGGGTGGACGGCGTGCTGCAGGAGATCATCAAGCCGCCCAAGCGCTACCAGAGCGCCATCGTCAGCCGCGTGAAGGTCATGGGGCAGCTGAACATCGCGGAGAAGCGCCTGCCGCAGGACGGCCGCATCCGCATCAAGCTGGCCGGCCGCGACATCGACATCCGTCTGTCCACCATCCCCACCACGTATGGCGAGCGCATCGTCATGCGTCTGCTCGACAAGAACACGACGCTCCTGGACCTGACCGAGCTGGGCATGGCGTCCCAGATGCTCGAGCAGATGGAACACGTCATCCGCCGCCCGCACGGCATCGTCCTGGTGACGGGCCCCACCGGTAGCGGCAAGACGACCACGCTCTACGGCGCGCTCTCGCGCATCAACACCCCAGACCTCAACATCCTCACCGTCGAGGACCCGGTGGAATACCAGCTCAAGGGCATTGGCCAGATGGCCATCAGCCCGAAGATCGGCCTGACGTTCGCCCAGGGGCTGCGCTCCTTCCTGCGTCAGGACCCGGACGTCATCATGGTGGGCGAAATCCGCGACAAGGAGACGGCGGAAATCGCCATCCAGGCGTCGCTCACGGGCCACCTGGTGTTCTCCACGGTCCACACCAATGACGCGGCGAGCGCCATCACCCGTCTGGTGGACATGGGCGTGGAGCCCTTCCTCGTGGCCTCGTCCCTCACGGGCATCCTCGCCCAGCGCCTCGTGCGCCGCGTGTGCCCGGACTGCCGCGTGCAGTACTCGCCCACCGACGAGGAGCTCAAGGAGATTGGCCTCAACCGGGTGACGCTGCGCGAGCGCCACGGCGTGGACAAGATCTACAAGGCAGCCGGCTGCCCCTCGTGCAGCCAGAACGGCTACCGCGGCCGTACGGGCATCTACGAGCTCCTGCTCGTGGACGACACCGTGCGCCAGCTCGCCCTCAAGAACGTGGACTCCTCCACCATCAAGAAGGCCGCTGTCGGCAACGGCATGCGCACGCTCCTGGATGACGGCGCCCGGAAGATCGCCATGGGCGAGACGACGATCGCCGAGGTGCTGAGCATCACCCAGGAAGACCTCTAA
- the gspF gene encoding type II secretion system inner membrane protein GspF has product MPVFEYKALDSAGKTIRGMLEADSPKTLRSQLRKDNKFLTEVIGQAEGGRGTPKGATSASASRDVNFGKMARGRITTDDIAITTRQLATLLGAGVTLVEALTALVDQVEKERLKIILSDVKGRVNEGSSLADALAIHQKVFGSLYVNMIRAGEHSGALDTVLLRLADFTESQSKLQQKIIGTMTYPAIMVLVGVGILTLLMVVVIPKVTKIFTTMKATLPWTTRLLIWASTFLQDWWFIIFPVLAGIIFALTSYFRSPKGKPVWDRFALKAPIFGGLLRMLAISRFARTLATLLKSGVPLLTAMDITKAVVTNSILSDVVEKARDAIREGESIATPIKRSGEFPPLVYHMISIGERSGQLEDMLMSVADSYENQVNVRIGALTSMLEPLLTVVMGVMIAFVAFSVLMPILQVNSAIR; this is encoded by the coding sequence ATGCCAGTCTTCGAGTACAAGGCCCTGGATTCGGCCGGAAAAACCATCCGCGGGATGTTGGAGGCGGACTCCCCGAAAACCTTGCGCTCGCAGCTGCGCAAGGACAACAAGTTCCTCACCGAGGTCATCGGTCAGGCGGAGGGCGGCCGCGGCACGCCCAAGGGCGCCACCTCCGCCTCCGCCAGCCGCGACGTGAACTTCGGCAAGATGGCGCGCGGCCGCATCACCACGGACGACATCGCCATCACCACGCGCCAGCTCGCCACGCTGCTGGGCGCGGGCGTGACGCTGGTGGAAGCGCTCACCGCGCTCGTGGATCAGGTGGAGAAGGAGCGCCTGAAGATCATCCTGTCGGATGTGAAGGGCCGCGTGAACGAGGGCTCGTCCCTCGCCGACGCGCTCGCCATCCACCAAAAAGTCTTTGGCTCGCTCTACGTCAACATGATCCGCGCGGGCGAGCACTCGGGCGCGCTCGACACGGTGCTCCTGCGGCTGGCCGACTTCACCGAGAGCCAGTCCAAGCTGCAGCAGAAGATCATCGGCACCATGACCTACCCGGCCATCATGGTGCTGGTGGGCGTGGGCATCCTCACCCTGCTGATGGTGGTGGTCATCCCGAAGGTGACGAAGATCTTCACCACCATGAAGGCCACCCTGCCCTGGACCACGCGCCTGCTCATCTGGGCGAGCACCTTCCTGCAGGACTGGTGGTTCATCATCTTCCCGGTACTCGCGGGCATCATCTTCGCCCTGACGTCGTACTTTCGCAGCCCCAAGGGCAAGCCCGTGTGGGACCGCTTCGCGCTCAAGGCCCCCATCTTCGGCGGCCTGTTGCGCATGCTCGCCATCTCCCGCTTCGCCCGCACGCTCGCCACCCTGCTCAAGAGCGGCGTGCCCCTCTTGACGGCCATGGACATCACCAAGGCGGTGGTGACCAACTCCATCCTGTCGGACGTGGTGGAGAAGGCCCGGGACGCCATCCGCGAGGGCGAGAGCATCGCCACGCCCATCAAGCGCTCGGGCGAGTTCCCGCCGCTCGTCTACCACATGATCTCGATTGGCGAGCGCTCCGGCCAGCTCGAGGACATGCTCATGTCCGTGGCGGACAGCTACGAGAACCAGGTGAACGTGCGCATCGGCGCCCTCACCTCCATGCTCGAGCCGCTGCTGACCGTGGTGATGGGCGTGATGATTGCATTCGTGGCCTTCTCGGTCCTGATGCCGATCCTGCAGGTGAACTCGGCCATCCGGTAA
- the gspG gene encoding type II secretion system major pseudopilin GspG — MSDKKTQQQKLRRRRRGMTLIEIMVVITILGLIMAAVGVSVIPKLEEAKQDTARMDIKTIQNAMKLYYTKKGKYPDTGTGLKALVDTNNLEKIPVDPWGNEYIYMNEGGKPVISSYGADGTQGGEGPDADISSRDATAQK; from the coding sequence ATGAGCGACAAGAAGACGCAGCAGCAGAAGCTCCGCCGCCGCCGCCGCGGCATGACCCTCATCGAGATCATGGTGGTCATCACCATCCTCGGCCTCATCATGGCCGCGGTGGGTGTGTCCGTGATTCCCAAGCTGGAAGAGGCCAAGCAGGACACGGCCCGCATGGACATCAAGACCATCCAGAACGCGATGAAGCTCTACTACACCAAGAAGGGCAAGTACCCGGACACGGGCACGGGCCTCAAGGCGCTGGTGGACACGAACAACCTGGAAAAGATCCCCGTCGACCCGTGGGGCAACGAGTACATCTACATGAACGAGGGCGGCAAGCCCGTCATCTCGTCCTACGGCGCGGACGGCACCCAGGGCGGCGAGGGCCCCGACGCGGACATCTCCTCGCGCGACGCCACGGCCCAGAAGTAG
- a CDS encoding type II secretion system protein GspG, with the protein MTPEHAAPTQPRTEPEVRPTRKGRFIVAGVILAATAGAFGIARLTFDKTLSPLQRQARAEIRGLEGYFKSFHRITGRFPSQAENFYPLLQVGLIKEIPMDPWGRPYQYRMSERGNGYIMTYGADGVRGGKGDAADLVSGGVLSNTEEGPEEQAKEGTP; encoded by the coding sequence ATGACGCCCGAACACGCCGCCCCCACCCAGCCGCGCACCGAGCCAGAGGTACGCCCGACGCGCAAGGGGCGGTTCATCGTGGCGGGCGTCATCCTCGCGGCCACCGCGGGAGCCTTCGGCATCGCCCGGCTCACCTTCGACAAGACGCTCTCTCCGCTGCAGCGCCAGGCGCGCGCGGAGATCCGCGGCCTGGAGGGCTACTTCAAGTCCTTCCACCGCATCACCGGGCGCTTTCCCTCGCAGGCGGAGAACTTCTATCCGCTCCTGCAGGTGGGGCTCATCAAGGAGATCCCCATGGATCCCTGGGGGCGGCCCTACCAGTACCGCATGAGCGAGCGGGGCAACGGCTACATCATGACCTACGGCGCGGATGGCGTGCGCGGGGGAAAGGGTGACGCCGCGGACCTGGTCAGCGGGGGCGTGTTGAGCAACACCGAGGAGGGACCCGAGGAGCAGGCGAAGGAAGGCACGCCATGA
- a CDS encoding pilus assembly FimT family protein: protein MTRRERGMTLIEMSIALGIAAVLFAAVTVSVGSITGAKAKASASELAGAIRSLYDTAALSGKTCRLVFELADPKADEGVTRYHAECAAGNVTTSRDRDTLLREDDRALDDARKGKTKSDPRRNFTRGSDGEPGLDELMAQEESRVDNAARFSAFTSEEIKPQRLPSGVGISVWTRQQREPADKGVAYLYFFPQGFTEKAQVYVRQGENVWTLVLSPLTGKVNIVGEALEVPRS, encoded by the coding sequence ATGACGCGCCGCGAGCGGGGAATGACCCTCATCGAGATGTCCATCGCGCTCGGTATCGCCGCGGTGCTGTTCGCCGCCGTGACCGTGTCCGTGGGCTCCATCACCGGCGCCAAGGCCAAGGCCTCCGCCAGTGAGCTGGCCGGCGCCATCCGCTCGCTGTACGACACCGCCGCGCTCAGCGGCAAGACGTGCCGTCTGGTGTTCGAGCTGGCGGATCCCAAGGCGGACGAGGGCGTCACGCGCTACCACGCCGAGTGCGCCGCCGGAAACGTCACCACCTCGCGCGACCGCGACACGCTGCTGCGCGAGGACGATCGCGCCCTCGACGACGCGCGCAAGGGCAAGACCAAGAGCGACCCGCGCCGCAACTTCACGCGGGGCAGCGACGGCGAGCCCGGCCTGGACGAGCTGATGGCGCAGGAGGAGAGCCGGGTGGACAACGCCGCGCGCTTCTCCGCGTTCACCTCCGAGGAGATCAAACCCCAGCGGTTGCCGTCCGGGGTGGGCATCTCCGTGTGGACGCGCCAGCAGCGCGAGCCCGCCGACAAGGGCGTGGCCTACCTGTACTTCTTCCCCCAGGGCTTCACGGAGAAGGCCCAGGTCTACGTGCGCCAGGGCGAGAACGTCTGGACGCTCGTGCTCTCGCCCCTGACCGGCAAGGTCAACATCGTGGGCGAGGCGCTGGAGGTTCCCCGGTCATGA
- a CDS encoding prepilin-type N-terminal cleavage/methylation domain-containing protein, which produces MRRTRGFTLLETVVALAILALALMAIFDINSGAVANHAYAKKLTVATLLARSKMTDIEQKLYDEGFSNDDQEESGDFSEEGWDNFKWRAKIVAPRTDGVSPEQLIGAIFNLPIGTGGDLSGIASMFGGGGGTDDKSGGSQTTTANPMAGAAMGMAQPMFTQMVQQITQTVRELHLTVYWRDGTQVESLDLVTHMVSLGAGSDRNGGFTPSNGTQPDSYNNAYVNPATGQVVSNPTRGPDGRMVDPATGQPVVPRPDFDRQRGRR; this is translated from the coding sequence ATGAGACGCACGCGCGGCTTCACGCTGCTCGAGACGGTCGTGGCGCTCGCCATCCTGGCGCTCGCGCTCATGGCCATCTTCGACATCAACTCCGGCGCGGTGGCCAACCACGCCTACGCCAAGAAGCTCACCGTGGCCACGCTCCTGGCCCGCTCGAAGATGACGGACATCGAGCAGAAGCTCTACGACGAGGGCTTCTCCAACGATGACCAGGAGGAGTCGGGCGACTTCTCCGAGGAGGGCTGGGACAACTTCAAGTGGCGCGCGAAGATCGTCGCGCCGCGCACGGACGGCGTGTCGCCCGAGCAGCTCATCGGCGCCATCTTCAACCTGCCCATCGGCACGGGCGGAGACCTGAGCGGCATCGCGTCCATGTTCGGGGGCGGGGGCGGCACGGACGACAAGAGCGGCGGCTCGCAGACGACCACCGCCAACCCCATGGCGGGCGCGGCCATGGGCATGGCCCAGCCCATGTTCACCCAGATGGTGCAGCAGATCACCCAGACCGTGCGCGAGCTGCACCTGACCGTGTACTGGCGGGACGGCACCCAGGTGGAGAGCCTGGACCTGGTCACCCATATGGTGTCGCTGGGCGCGGGCTCGGATCGCAACGGGGGCTTCACGCCCAGCAACGGCACCCAGCCCGACTCGTACAACAACGCGTACGTGAACCCCGCCACGGGCCAGGTCGTCTCCAACCCCACCCGGGGCCCGGATGGCCGGATGGTGGATCCCGCGACCGGACAGCCCGTGGTGCCCCGGCCGGACTTCGACCGCCAGAGGGGGAGGCGCTGA
- a CDS encoding type II secretion system protein GspJ: MNRFARRGFTLLEIMIAVAITALMGAMVGMAFQTGFHAKEVIEEEADHYRMLRAAMNRMAREIGSAYVSDRYDPTRYRDQNDRPSNFIGESDQLTFTTFAHQRLYTDVKESDQAVVEYSIKTSTEKGANGRMDLMRRENPNVDDRMDRGGSTDVLFEGAKKIEFAYWDSQRKEWEDEWDTRRTEKKSILPTRVRITLTALDENGKEVRYTTQTRVMLNTELPRY, translated from the coding sequence ATGAACCGCTTCGCGCGCCGGGGCTTCACGCTCCTGGAGATCATGATCGCCGTGGCCATCACCGCGCTGATGGGCGCCATGGTGGGCATGGCCTTCCAGACGGGCTTTCACGCCAAGGAAGTGATCGAGGAGGAGGCGGACCACTACCGCATGCTGCGCGCGGCCATGAACCGCATGGCGCGGGAGATTGGCTCCGCGTACGTGAGCGACCGGTACGATCCCACGCGCTACCGCGACCAGAACGATCGGCCCAGCAACTTCATTGGCGAGTCGGACCAGCTCACCTTCACGACCTTCGCGCACCAGCGCCTGTACACGGACGTCAAGGAGTCCGACCAGGCGGTGGTGGAGTACTCGATCAAGACGTCCACGGAGAAGGGGGCCAACGGCCGCATGGATTTGATGCGCCGGGAGAACCCGAACGTCGATGACCGCATGGACCGGGGCGGGAGCACGGACGTGCTCTTCGAGGGAGCCAAGAAGATCGAGTTCGCCTACTGGGACAGCCAGCGCAAGGAATGGGAGGACGAGTGGGACACGCGCCGCACGGAGAAGAAGTCCATCCTCCCCACGCGGGTGCGCATCACCCTCACCGCCCTGGACGAGAACGGCAAGGAAGTGCGTTACACCACCCAGACTCGAGTGATGCTCAACACGGAGTTGCCCAGGTACTGA
- a CDS encoding general secretion pathway protein GspK, with the protein MKNASPRRKQRSQRRQRGVALIIAVVSITLLTVVATEFAYNTRVDLQLATNQRDEVQALYMARSGVALSRLLLRFQKQVDQTPIPNIGSMLSQFTGGGTTAPGGQQPASSLNIQLWKLARVDCHMLKGLVPGGGEGEEESSTPGPALHEDEDSDIAAALAEAPAKRSFGSFNGCFLSTISDEEEKLNLQRLNAGQGDALPTAMRLMDLLGDKRFEFLFSRDDANKVRVTPQDVVIAIKDWMDENKTTSALDLVSAAGPFVDGFSDEGSAYSRYDPRYEPKNARFDSIDELYRVHGVNDRFMAAFRDRLTVYPDQNAKPNVNTDDPLMMYMAILSAADPARPDPRLRDPVFVQELISRIRAARAFSFFGTGVADFVSAIEGAGIAVNPTIKANVAGNRFLGDKSTTFTIKSVGEAGSVQKTLTAVIRLDDGLGKLVYWREE; encoded by the coding sequence ATGAAGAACGCCTCCCCCCGCCGCAAGCAACGGTCCCAGCGCCGCCAGCGCGGCGTGGCGCTCATCATCGCCGTGGTGTCCATCACCCTGCTCACCGTGGTGGCCACCGAGTTCGCGTACAACACCCGCGTGGACCTCCAGCTGGCCACCAATCAGCGTGACGAGGTGCAGGCCCTCTACATGGCCCGCTCCGGCGTGGCGCTCTCCCGGCTGCTGCTGCGCTTCCAGAAGCAGGTGGACCAGACGCCCATCCCCAACATCGGCAGCATGCTCAGCCAGTTCACCGGCGGGGGCACGACGGCGCCCGGAGGGCAGCAGCCCGCGTCCTCGCTCAACATCCAGCTCTGGAAGCTGGCGCGCGTGGACTGCCACATGCTCAAGGGGTTGGTGCCGGGCGGCGGGGAAGGCGAGGAGGAGTCGAGCACGCCGGGGCCCGCGCTGCACGAGGACGAGGACTCGGACATCGCGGCCGCGCTGGCCGAAGCGCCGGCGAAGCGCTCCTTCGGCTCCTTCAACGGCTGCTTCCTGTCCACCATCTCCGACGAGGAGGAGAAGCTCAACCTGCAGCGGCTCAACGCGGGCCAGGGCGACGCGTTGCCCACCGCCATGCGGCTCATGGACCTGCTGGGCGACAAGCGCTTCGAGTTCCTGTTCTCCCGCGATGACGCCAACAAGGTGCGAGTGACTCCCCAGGACGTCGTCATCGCCATCAAGGATTGGATGGATGAAAACAAGACGACTTCCGCGTTGGATCTGGTGTCCGCGGCGGGCCCGTTCGTCGATGGCTTCTCCGACGAGGGCTCGGCCTACAGCCGCTATGATCCGCGCTACGAGCCGAAGAACGCGCGCTTCGACAGCATCGACGAGCTGTACCGGGTGCACGGGGTGAACGACCGCTTCATGGCGGCGTTCCGGGACCGGCTCACCGTGTACCCGGACCAGAACGCCAAGCCCAACGTCAACACGGATGATCCGTTGATGATGTACATGGCCATCCTGTCGGCGGCGGACCCCGCGCGGCCCGATCCCCGGCTGAGGGATCCCGTCTTCGTGCAGGAGCTCATCAGCCGCATCCGCGCCGCGCGCGCCTTCAGCTTCTTCGGCACGGGCGTGGCGGACTTCGTGAGCGCCATCGAGGGCGCGGGCATCGCCGTCAACCCGACCATCAAGGCCAACGTGGCGGGCAACCGCTTCCTGGGCGACAAGAGTACGACATTCACCATCAAGTCCGTGGGAGAGGCGGGGTCGGTGCAGAAGACCCTCACCGCCGTCATCCGCCTGGACGACGGGCTCGGAAAGCTCGTGTACTGGAGAGAGGAATAG